The following nucleotide sequence is from Mucilaginibacter sp. cycad4.
GTTACTTTGTTGGCCGAACAGAATTTGATTCGCCCGAGGTTGATAACGAAGTTTTGATTGATGCCAGCGTTGATTATGCTACTGTTGGCAGCTTTGTTAACGTAAAGATAGACAGCGCCGAAGACTTTGACCTTTATGGACAAATTGTAAAATAATAGTAATTTGCAGCTTGCTGTAAAGCGATTTGCGATTTATAATCTAATTTCGACATCAGCATTTAATTTTATTTGCTGATGTTTTGTTTTAGGCCAAATCTGAAACCGAGCATCCAAAACCCGAATAAAAAATGGACGCATCCTGTATAAGTTATAAAGACACCGGTTTCTTTTCACACACAGTTGCCGAATACATCGACAATAAACCCGAACTGCAATCTTTTTACGGCTACCGCCCTGATATGGCCGGTTTTGCCGAATTTTTGAAAAACAAAAAGGTAGTTGCAGATCGTGAAGTGCTGGTGCGTGTTTTAACCAAACAATACGAGTGTTTAGAGTCCGTAAGCCGGAAAGCCGGAAAGTCGGAAGGTAGTTATGGCACTACTCCCTCTCTCCCGGAGAGGGTTGGGGTAAGGCTGAACCTGGAGCTGCTAAAGCAGGATAATACGTATACCATTACAACCGGACATCAGCTCAATATCTTTGCGGGGCCGCTGTATTTCCTTTATAAAATTGCCACGGCCATTAAACTGGCGCAGCAATTGAAAACCGCCCATCCCGATAAAAACTTTGTACCCGTTTACTGGATGGCCAGTGAGGATCATGACTTTGCCGAGATCAACTACACCAACATTGGCGGTAAAAAAGTACATTGGTGGTATGAGGCTTCGGGCGCTACCGGACGCATCGACCCGGTGAGTATGCGCCAGGCACTTAACCAGTACAAAGGTGTTTTAGGCATGGAAGGCCACGCTACCGACCTTGCCGGGATTGTTGAAACTGCCTATACCAAATTTGATAAACTGGCTGATGCCACCCGTTATTTAGTTAACTCATTGTTTGGGCAGTATGGCCTGGTTATTATAGATGCCGATGACCACGAGTTTAAAAAAGAGTTCGCCCCAATTATGGAGCAGGACATCATTGGTCAGCATAGTTTTAAAAACATCACCGAAACCAACCATAAGCTTCATGAGCTTGGTGTGCATATCCAGGTTAACCCACGCGAAATCAATTTCTTTTACCTGAAAGATCAGCTTCGCGAACGAATAGTTTTTGAAGATGCCAGTTATCAGGTGCTCAACACCGGGATTAAGTTTACCGAAGCTGAGCTGAAAAAAGAGATAGCCGAATACCCCGAGCGTTTTAGCCCTAACGTGGTAATGCGGCCGTTGTACCAGGAATGTATTTTACCAAACATTGCTTATATTGGTGGTGGTGCTGAAGTGGTTTACTGGCTGGAGCTGAAATCAAACTTTGATC
It contains:
- the bshC gene encoding bacillithiol biosynthesis cysteine-adding enzyme BshC, translating into MDASCISYKDTGFFSHTVAEYIDNKPELQSFYGYRPDMAGFAEFLKNKKVVADREVLVRVLTKQYECLESVSRKAGKSEGSYGTTPSLPERVGVRLNLELLKQDNTYTITTGHQLNIFAGPLYFLYKIATAIKLAQQLKTAHPDKNFVPVYWMASEDHDFAEINYTNIGGKKVHWWYEASGATGRIDPVSMRQALNQYKGVLGMEGHATDLAGIVETAYTKFDKLADATRYLVNSLFGQYGLVIIDADDHEFKKEFAPIMEQDIIGQHSFKNITETNHKLHELGVHIQVNPREINFFYLKDQLRERIVFEDASYQVLNTGIKFTEAELKKEIAEYPERFSPNVVMRPLYQECILPNIAYIGGGAEVVYWLELKSNFDHYKIDFPILILRNSALVIKKEQASKIERMSLDAIDLFKESDALQTYWIKKHSGHNLSIAEEWREMESLFEKIKLRAYKIDPTLSPSAAAVQARLKKAMDNLERKLIRAEKRNYSVRLEQLTAVKAELFPKESLQERSENFGLMYVKWGQTFIDELIRLFEPLDFKFTVLTEK